A stretch of the Marivirga tractuosa DSM 4126 genome encodes the following:
- the mce gene encoding methylmalonyl-CoA epimerase — translation MLKVEHIGIAVKNMESANSLFSKLFNKAPYKLEKVESEGVATSFFQMGETKIELLEAETEDSAIAKFIEKKGEGIHHIAYEVENIESEMKRLKAEGFQLINKVPKKGADNKLVCFLHPKTTNGVLIELCQEIKN, via the coding sequence ATGTTGAAAGTAGAACATATCGGTATAGCGGTAAAAAATATGGAAAGTGCCAACTCACTTTTCAGTAAGCTATTCAATAAAGCCCCTTATAAACTGGAAAAAGTGGAAAGTGAAGGTGTTGCTACCTCTTTTTTTCAAATGGGCGAAACTAAAATAGAACTGCTAGAGGCAGAAACTGAGGATAGTGCCATTGCTAAATTTATTGAGAAAAAAGGAGAAGGCATCCATCATATTGCTTATGAGGTTGAAAATATTGAATCAGAAATGAAAAGATTGAAAGCAGAAGGTTTTCAATTAATCAACAAAGTGCCTAAAAAAGGAGCTGATAATAAATTAGTCTGCTTTTTACATCCTAAAACCACTAATGGCGTACTAATAGAACTGTGCCAGGAAATCAAAAATTGA
- the murI gene encoding glutamate racemase, translating into MTKDNSAPIGIFDSGIGGLTVAHKVKELMPNESMVYFGDIAHLPYGDKSAAAIQAYSIKVTDVLLQQGCKLILIACNSASSAAFELVREYVGSKAKVFNVIDPVVEHVSQHYNKQKVGLIGTKQTVNSNAYESRLKQLNPDIELKSLATPLLVPMIEEGFFENRISHDIIEAYLHDEALEEIEALILGCTHYPLIKNEIDKFYGGKVDILDSATIVAKRLQQFLKEHTLLSENKIRKDRFLVSDITASFEASAKIFFHEEVHLEKFPIWD; encoded by the coding sequence ATGACGAAAGATAATTCAGCACCAATAGGTATTTTTGATTCTGGAATTGGCGGGCTTACAGTGGCACATAAAGTGAAAGAATTGATGCCAAATGAGAGTATGGTCTATTTTGGTGATATTGCCCATTTGCCTTATGGCGATAAATCTGCAGCGGCCATTCAGGCTTACAGTATTAAAGTCACAGATGTTTTACTCCAGCAAGGTTGTAAACTGATCTTGATTGCCTGTAATTCTGCCTCTTCAGCAGCTTTTGAATTAGTTAGGGAGTATGTAGGTTCCAAAGCAAAAGTATTCAATGTAATTGATCCCGTGGTTGAACATGTTTCGCAGCATTATAATAAACAAAAAGTAGGACTAATCGGCACTAAACAAACGGTCAACTCTAATGCGTATGAATCCAGATTAAAGCAACTTAACCCTGATATTGAATTAAAAAGCTTAGCTACCCCACTTTTGGTTCCAATGATTGAAGAAGGGTTCTTTGAAAATAGAATAAGTCATGATATAATCGAAGCTTATCTCCATGATGAAGCATTAGAGGAGATTGAGGCCTTAATTCTGGGCTGTACGCATTATCCGCTAATTAAAAATGAGATTGATAAATTTTACGGTGGAAAAGTAGATATTTTAGATTCGGCAACAATAGTGGCGAAAAGATTACAGCAATTTTTAAAAGAGCATACACTCTTGTCAGAAAATAAAATAAGAAAAGACAGATTTTTAGTTTCAGATATTACGGCTTCATTTGAGGCTTCAGCAAAAATTTTCTTCCACGAAGAAGTGCACTTAGAAAAATTCCCTATTTGGGATTAA
- the thiL gene encoding thiamine-phosphate kinase, whose translation MSDQNRTEINKLGEFGLIDKIAEKFSKQNNSTKYAIGDDAAVIDVGDYYQLVSTDMLVEGVHFDLSYFPLHHLGFKAVAVNVSDIAAMNGIAEQITVSLALSNRFSFEAIDAFYEGVKAACDAYKVDLVGGDTTASPSGLMISVTAIGKVDKDKIAYRSGAKVNDIVCVTGDLGGAYMGLQVLEREKQVFLENPDMQPQLDKYQYIVGRQLKPEARMDLVHELLDLKIVPTSMIDISDGLASELHHIAKHSDVGINVHEDKLPFATNTQETALEFKLDPNTAILNGGEDYELLFTISQDDFEKVKNHPDIHFIGYINEKSSGLNLVTTKGNPIPLKAQGWDHFS comes from the coding sequence ATGAGCGATCAAAATAGAACAGAAATAAATAAACTAGGTGAATTTGGTCTAATCGATAAAATCGCAGAAAAGTTCAGCAAACAGAATAATTCTACAAAATATGCCATTGGAGATGATGCAGCGGTGATTGATGTGGGCGATTATTACCAATTAGTTTCCACTGATATGCTCGTAGAAGGCGTTCATTTTGACCTTTCTTATTTTCCTCTGCACCATTTAGGATTTAAAGCGGTAGCGGTAAATGTATCCGATATTGCCGCCATGAACGGAATAGCAGAACAAATCACGGTAAGCTTAGCATTAAGCAATAGGTTTTCATTTGAGGCCATAGATGCATTTTACGAAGGCGTGAAAGCAGCTTGTGATGCTTACAAAGTTGATTTAGTTGGTGGAGATACTACTGCTTCTCCTTCTGGTTTGATGATTTCGGTTACGGCAATAGGAAAAGTTGATAAAGATAAAATTGCTTACCGTTCAGGTGCAAAAGTGAATGATATCGTTTGTGTAACCGGAGATTTAGGCGGTGCCTACATGGGCTTGCAAGTGCTAGAAAGAGAAAAGCAAGTGTTTTTAGAAAATCCTGACATGCAACCGCAGCTGGATAAATACCAATATATTGTGGGAAGACAATTAAAACCTGAAGCCAGAATGGACTTGGTTCATGAGCTGTTGGATTTGAAAATAGTTCCGACTTCCATGATTGATATTTCTGATGGATTAGCTTCAGAATTACACCATATTGCCAAACATTCAGATGTGGGCATCAACGTGCATGAGGATAAATTACCTTTTGCCACCAATACGCAAGAAACAGCACTTGAATTCAAATTAGATCCAAATACTGCAATTTTAAATGGTGGTGAGGATTATGAATTGCTTTTCACTATCTCTCAAGATGATTTTGAAAAAGTAAAAAACCATCCTGATATCCATTTTATCGGCTATATCAACGAAAAATCTAGTGGCTTGAATTTGGTAACCACTAAAGGAAATCCAATTCCGTTGAAAGCACAGGGCTGGGATCATTTTAGTTGA
- a CDS encoding HesB/IscA family protein — MIIVTDKAKDRLGKLRSEEGHAENSNVRVSVKGGGCSGLMYDLSFDEEVKDGDEIFEDKGVKLLVDKKSMLYLLGTTLDFSDGLNGKGFQFINPNATRTCGCGESFSI; from the coding sequence ATGATTATTGTTACAGACAAAGCAAAAGATAGATTGGGAAAATTGAGAAGTGAAGAAGGGCATGCTGAGAACAGCAATGTCAGGGTTTCTGTTAAAGGTGGAGGCTGTTCTGGCTTGATGTACGATTTAAGCTTTGATGAGGAAGTTAAAGATGGGGACGAAATTTTTGAAGATAAAGGAGTGAAGCTTTTAGTAGATAAGAAAAGCATGTTGTACCTCTTAGGAACTACTTTAGATTTCTCAGACGGCTTAAACGGAAAAGGTTTTCAATTCATTAATCCTAATGCCACCAGAACTTGTGGTTGCGGAGAAAGCTTTTCAATTTAG